The Flavobacterium piscisymbiosum genome includes a region encoding these proteins:
- a CDS encoding Dps family protein codes for MKATIGLTEKNTNAVSNELAKLLADEFVLYTKTRNAHWNVTGDNFHANHIFFENQYKQLDEIIDSVAERMRKIGHYDPKQ; via the coding sequence ATGAAAGCAACCATTGGCCTTACAGAAAAAAACACAAACGCTGTTTCTAATGAATTAGCAAAACTGTTAGCAGATGAATTTGTACTTTACACCAAAACCAGAAATGCACACTGGAATGTTACAGGCGATAATTTTCATGCGAATCACATCTTCTTTGAAAATCAGTACAAACAACTAGATGAAATCATTGACAGCGTTGCTGAACGTATGCGCAAAATTGGCCACTACGATCCGAAACAGTAA
- the rpiA gene encoding ribose-5-phosphate isomerase RpiA — MNLEQEKEFAAKEAVKLLTDNMIVGLGTGSSSVYAIREIAKLVSNGLKIKAVPTSNKTKELAEALNIPLIDINLINSIDITIDGADKFTSDLILIKGGGGALLREKIVASLTKQEIIIADSSKEVKQIGKFKVPIEVIPFASNYILSQIKILNGIGKIRMEGDRPFKTDQANNIIDADFGIISDPTSLSKKLNDINGIVGHGIFIGLTSKVIMGKGDSTIIFD, encoded by the coding sequence ATGAATTTAGAACAAGAAAAAGAGTTTGCGGCAAAAGAAGCAGTTAAATTACTAACTGATAATATGATTGTGGGATTAGGTACAGGTTCAAGCTCTGTTTATGCAATAAGAGAAATTGCAAAACTTGTCAGCAATGGCCTAAAAATAAAAGCGGTACCAACTTCTAATAAAACTAAAGAACTTGCTGAGGCTTTAAATATTCCTTTGATTGATATTAATTTGATAAATTCAATAGATATTACAATTGATGGAGCAGATAAATTTACCTCTGACTTAATTTTAATCAAAGGCGGTGGGGGTGCATTGCTTAGAGAAAAAATTGTAGCCTCATTAACAAAACAAGAAATTATAATAGCGGATTCATCAAAAGAAGTAAAACAAATAGGAAAATTCAAAGTCCCAATTGAAGTAATTCCATTTGCTTCAAATTATATTTTAAGTCAAATTAAAATATTAAATGGTATTGGAAAAATTAGGATGGAAGGAGATAGACCATTTAAAACAGATCAGGCAAACAATATTATAGATGCTGATTTTGGCATCATTTCTGATCCTACTTCTTTATCTAAAAAGTTAAATGATATTAATGGAATTGTTGGACATGGAATATTTATCGGTCTGACAAGTAAAGTTATCATGGGAAAAGGAGATTCAACCATAATTTTTGATTAA